A region of the Candidatus Paceibacterota bacterium genome:
GTAGAGGTCGGCCCCCGAGAAACCAGGCGTACGCTCGGCGATCACGGTAAGGTCAACGTCTGAGTAGAGTGGCTTCTTGCGCGCGTGGATCTTGAGGATTGCTTCACGGTCAGAGCGGTCCGGCAGGTCAACAGTCACCCGGCGGTCAAATCGCCCCGGGCGAAGGAGTGCAGGGTCAAGGACGTCCGGGCGGTTGGTCGCCGCCATCACGATCACCTTTTCATTCGGCTCAAATCCATCCATCTCCACAAGGATCTGGTTGAGCGTCTGCTCGCGCTCGTCATTACCACCCCCGACTCCTGTGCCACGCACACGCCCCACTGCATCAATCTCGTCGACAAAGATGATCGCCGGGGCGGACTGCTTCGCGAGCTTGAAGAGATCGCGTACACGAGATGCTCCAACGCCGACGAACATCTCGACGAACTCTGAACCGGAGATCGAAAAGAACGGCACGCCAGCTTCACCTGCGACCGCGCGCGCGAGCAAGGTCTTCCCGGTTCCCGGTGCACCCATGAGGATAATCCCCTTCGGGATTTGCGCGCCAATCGCGATAAACTTCTTTGGGTTCTTAAGAAAATCAACAATCTCAACAAGTTCTTCTTTCGCTTCCTTTGCACCGGCAACATCTTTAAACGTTACTTTCTGGCTCTGGTCATTCGGGTCAATGATGCGCGCCTTTGATTGCCCGAATGAGAATGCTTGCATGCCGGCGCCTTTCACCTGCCGTGAGAGGTACCATATGAAGAATGCGATGAGGAATATTGGGATGAGGAAAGGCGCAAGTGAAAAGAACCAGAATTTAAACCCACTCGGGTCTTTCACTTCAACACTCACCTCTCCCAACTCATCGTGAGTGACGCCATAGTTGGCAAGCGTCTCGGTGAGTGCGGTATTAGCTTCTTTCTTCGACTCTTTCTCAGTAGGCTCCTCACCCTCCTCGGCAACATACGTGGCTACCACTCTCTCGCCACTTACCACAATCGAAGAGACTTCTCCTGCCTGTATATCTCGCGCAAGCTCAGAGATAGGGATGTTTTTGGTCCCCTCTTCGCGACCAACAATGAATGAGTATGTGCTCACCAAAATAAGGAGGAGGAGGAGTGTGCTGAGCAGGTTCGCCCAGAACTGCTGACGTTCAGGGAGTTTTGGCATCTCGGACGAAGGCTTCTTCTCACCCTTCTTCGGATTTTGTCCGGTGTTTTTTGCGGCTTTTTTCTTACCGCTGTGATTTTTTCCAAAGAGGTCCATAGTCGTGCCATTATACATTAAAATGAGGTAAGATGAACAGGAAGAAGTATGGCAGATCTGATTAGGAACAAAAAAGCAACGTTCAACTTCGAAATCCTCGAAACTTTCGAAGCAGGGATCGAGCTTCTTGGGTTTGAAGTCAAATCGCTCCGCAAAAAACAAGGCTCACTTGAGGGTGCGCACGTCCTTGTGCGCGGCGGAGAGGTATTCTTAGTGGGGGCGACCATTCCGCCCTTTCAGCCGGCAAACACACCGGTAGATTATGATCCTGAGCGCTCTCGCCGTTTGCTCCTCTCAAAAAAAGAAATCAGTGAATTGGCAGACGTTGAGGCGCAGAAAGGGTTGACAATAGTGCCCATTTCGGTGTATAGTAAAGCACGAAAGCTCAAGCTCAAGGTTGCAATCGCGCGCGGAAAGAAGAAATACGACAAGCGCGAAGTGATAAAGAAGCGAGAGAGCAAGCGAGCAATCGAGAGAACCTTGAAACAACAATAATAGATTGTTTCGGTCCTTCCCCGCCTTTGATCTGGCTCCGGCGAGATCAAAGGCGGGGGATGATCGGCTTCGACAATGAAGATATCTTATCTATGTGCAAGGGAGCAGACCAGAACTGCTTAAAAAGCTGGAACACAATACGTGCAAAGAAATCTGCACTTGGAATGCTTTCACCTTTCCAGATGAAAAACTTCCAGTTCGCTTACGCACAAGCCTAAGCGACCATCAGTACGTTTGACGTCCGATATGACGACACTGGTGTAACCCCAATCGGTCTAGGGTGCGCGATTGCCTCGACGCACATCTGAAACTAAGAGACTCGACGTGATGTGATTTTGTTTGTTTCAAACACACCACGTTCAAACAGATCCTGATCTTGTATCTGGGTCAAAAAGACAAACTAGCCCTCTGTAGAATCATTTATGAGACCTTTCTTGGACGCGGATTCGATTTCCGCCATCTCCACATTTATACCAATATGGACCAAAACAGACCGCTTTGTACCAATATGTACAGGTGGTTTTTTGGTACTCTTGACACACTCCGTGTATATAAGTACATTTTGATCAGTAAAAATAGGGAGTAAGAAAATGTCTGTTCTGCTACTTTTGCTGGGGTACGCATGCCTCGGTTACGTTGCCTATCAACTCACCAAAGAACTCTTTGCCATCTACCCCTACGGGGTCAAAAAAGATGGCGACAAGTTCTGGTGGTCCAAGTGGCTTCCAGGGCTCGGGTTCACTCTTTGCCTTATGGCCGCAGGTGAACCGTTCTATACGCTCATACCTGGCATACTAATCATGACCAGCAGCTACTTCTTCATCCCGAAGAAGAAGGTCACCTAACAAGTCCCGAAGGAGTCCCACTCCTCTCGGGGCTTCTTCATTTTTAATTACACCGATATATACCACTCTGTACCACTTCGTACCAAATTGGTAATTAAAGTTTTCCAGTGGTCCCGATGAACTCCATACTATTAAAAATACCTTGCTAAAACGGGGTGTTTTTGCTTCACCAGAGAACAGTCTTCGTAATGGATCCCTACATCAAAACTCGAGGTACTAGGTCGAGCACCTAGAGCGAGGAGTTTATGACGGAATTGGTAGAGCCATCAGACGACGTCGAGACAATCTGGGGTGCGCAAGGTGGTACTCACCCTGTCTCTTCTGGGCCGCACGGGTGTTACTTGACAAAATATATAGATATGCTATACTGTTATTAGTAAAGATCAATTCCAGACACAAAGGACACGGGTCATGAAATTCGATTCGAAAGCCGCCATGCGAAGCTTCCAGGCGCAACGCGTCTCCAACCGAGATATGCTCGCTGGTCTCGCCGTCATCATGTTCGCAGTCTTCCTCGCCGCGCAATACATCCAGTAATTTCGCCGGCGCATAGCCCCACAAAAAGCCCCATGCTTTAAGTGGGGCTTTTCTTTTTCCTTTACGTACCTGCCTGAATACTCTATCTTTCTTGATAGGCACACTGAAGGAGATCTTCCATGAAAACACCTTTACAGAGAGCAGAGAAACTTCTCGCCAAGAGTAAGCGTGCGATCGGCGCCGCATGGCGTATCATCGAAGAAGCAAAGCTTGCACTCAAAAAATCTGACAGAGGTAAACGGACCATCGAGAATAAACCCGCGCAGTAAACCTGTGCGGGTCTTTATTTTCATACTTTACAAAGTATTTGAAAGTCGTATGCTGAAGAGCAGAAAACGTTGAATAGAAGAAAGGAGAGAGGTGATGACCATAGAAGCCCAAGAAACCTCCGTCCACCCAAACGTAGGACAAGTACTCGATGTCATTGAGGATGTTGTCTCTGTTATGGAATGGTCTCACGAACGACGGGGAGATGAACTCTCGACTCAAGTACCAGGAAGGTGGTGCGACTACGCTGTCCAATTCACATGGATTGGTCAAATGGAGTTCCTTGCCTTCTTTTGCGTGCTCGATATGCGCATCGAACCCAATCGAATGAAAGAAGCGTATGAGCTTGTCGGTATATCAAACGACAAGACATTACTCGGGTCTTTTACGATCTCGGCTGAAGATCGACTTCCACTCTTTCGGATCGTCGTTCCGATGCGAGGACAGAAAAGAGTGAGTCCTGAGCAAATCAAGGATATGCTCAATGAAACACTGGCCGAATGTGAGCGATTCTACCCAGCATTCCAATTCGTCATCTGGGGTGGCAAGAACCCACAAGAAGCGATCCGTGATGCCATGATTGAAGTTGAAGGCACCGCATAATCTCCTTGCAATAAGTACCCGCCCGGCTGCGCCGGGCGGTTCCTTTTTTATAAGCTACTGACGCTCCACTTTGCCACCGGCCTCTACCCAATCGTGAAGGCCGCCGATATTACTCACACTACTAAACCCTGCTGCTTCAAGAAGCTGACATGCCATACCTGCCCTGCCGCCGCTACGACAATATACGTATATATCGGTGTCCTTTGAACACTCCGGCAGTACGCCGCCGTTTAGGCGAGCAAGGTCGAGATGCAATGAACCGTCTGCATATCCGTCACTGAGACGCTCATCACCCGTGCGAACATCAATCAACACTGCTTCTCCAGAATCAAGCCCCTTTTGAATCTTTCGTATATCAAACATATTTGAGATCTTTTTTACTCGACCAGTATAACAAACACAAGAACACCAAGCCAACAAGGTGGCCTGGTGTTGTCCTGTGATGACGAAAGTGTCCGATGTCTCATAATTATCCGTCTTCTCTGTGTACACTTCTTTATAA
Encoded here:
- the ftsH gene encoding ATP-dependent zinc metalloprotease FtsH; the protein is MDLFGKNHSGKKKAAKNTGQNPKKGEKKPSSEMPKLPERQQFWANLLSTLLLLLILVSTYSFIVGREEGTKNIPISELARDIQAGEVSSIVVSGERVVATYVAEEGEEPTEKESKKEANTALTETLANYGVTHDELGEVSVEVKDPSGFKFWFFSLAPFLIPIFLIAFFIWYLSRQVKGAGMQAFSFGQSKARIIDPNDQSQKVTFKDVAGAKEAKEELVEIVDFLKNPKKFIAIGAQIPKGIILMGAPGTGKTLLARAVAGEAGVPFFSISGSEFVEMFVGVGASRVRDLFKLAKQSAPAIIFVDEIDAVGRVRGTGVGGGNDEREQTLNQILVEMDGFEPNEKVIVMAATNRPDVLDPALLRPGRFDRRVTVDLPDRSDREAILKIHARKKPLYSDVDLTVIAERTPGFSGADLYSLMNEGAILAARENRKKVTQYDLIRAIEKVMLGPERKSHVLNTKEKEITAYHEAGHALVSSVLPYADPVHKISIISRGRAAGYTLKLPFDERRMQSKKEFLDDIATTLGGYIAEQMVFDDVTTGPSNDLQVLTALARNMVTKYGMSDKIGPVALEGEGGRALMGSGIDGKEYSEKVSAEIDAEVHKIIDDAYKKAEDILTKHRGALDAIAQELVKVETLERDEFEKLLIANGITPKKKEDIEHSE
- the smpB gene encoding SsrA-binding protein SmpB, producing MADLIRNKKATFNFEILETFEAGIELLGFEVKSLRKKQGSLEGAHVLVRGGEVFLVGATIPPFQPANTPVDYDPERSRRLLLSKKEISELADVEAQKGLTIVPISVYSKARKLKLKVAIARGKKKYDKREVIKKRESKRAIERTLKQQ
- a CDS encoding YbjN domain-containing protein, with amino-acid sequence MTIEAQETSVHPNVGQVLDVIEDVVSVMEWSHERRGDELSTQVPGRWCDYAVQFTWIGQMEFLAFFCVLDMRIEPNRMKEAYELVGISNDKTLLGSFTISAEDRLPLFRIVVPMRGQKRVSPEQIKDMLNETLAECERFYPAFQFVIWGGKNPQEAIRDAMIEVEGTA
- a CDS encoding rhodanese-like domain-containing protein, which gives rise to MFDIRKIQKGLDSGEAVLIDVRTGDERLSDGYADGSLHLDLARLNGGVLPECSKDTDIYVYCRSGGRAGMACQLLEAAGFSSVSNIGGLHDWVEAGGKVERQ